In Fibrobacter sp. UWH4, a single genomic region encodes these proteins:
- a CDS encoding Na+/H+ antiporter NhaC family protein: protein MQTAVETVSYFHGTFWALVPSVVAIVLALITKEAYSSLFVGVLIGGLFISQGSFPEFLDAVFKNGMVKQVSDPWNVGILFFLVMLGAMVALMNKSGAAAAFGNWAKLHIKSRVGAQLATIILGVLIFVDDYFNCLTVGSVMRPVTDKFKLSHEKLAYLIDATAAPICIIAPVSSWAAAVTGFVEGEDGLGLFVKAIPFNFYALLTIVALFALVLLKVDFGPMKKYESAAEMIDAKMEKLNIEHTRGTVLDLVFPIVMLILFCVIGLIYTGGFFASGEAHKGFVDAFGSSDASVGLVLGSFAAFIVTVIWYLGRRVLKLRRCLESLPEGFKAMVPAIIILVLAWSLKGVTDTLGAKDFVAGLVSGSAVGLMNFMPAIIFLIGIGLAFATGTSWGTFGILIPIVVAAFSSIDPNLTIISISACMAGAVCGDHISPISDTTIMASAGAECNHVNHVNTQLPYALSVAAISFVSYIVAGVTRSALLSLLVGVVLVVGGLLLVKKRQSVACKK from the coding sequence ATGCAAACTGCTGTTGAAACGGTTTCTTATTTTCATGGGACTTTCTGGGCGTTGGTGCCCTCTGTTGTCGCGATTGTCCTTGCGCTTATTACCAAGGAAGCCTATTCGTCTCTGTTTGTCGGAGTCTTGATTGGCGGACTTTTTATTAGTCAGGGGAGTTTCCCGGAATTCCTGGATGCGGTTTTCAAGAACGGTATGGTTAAGCAGGTGTCCGATCCGTGGAATGTGGGAATTCTTTTCTTCTTGGTGATGCTGGGTGCGATGGTTGCCCTGATGAACAAGTCGGGGGCTGCAGCTGCGTTTGGAAACTGGGCGAAATTGCATATTAAGTCCAGAGTTGGAGCGCAACTGGCGACGATTATCCTTGGCGTGCTGATTTTTGTGGACGACTACTTTAACTGTCTTACGGTGGGTAGCGTGATGCGTCCGGTTACAGATAAGTTTAAGCTCAGTCACGAAAAACTCGCCTACTTGATTGATGCAACGGCTGCTCCTATTTGCATTATCGCTCCGGTGAGTTCCTGGGCGGCTGCTGTCACGGGATTTGTTGAAGGAGAAGATGGATTAGGCCTTTTCGTGAAGGCGATACCGTTTAATTTTTATGCGCTGCTCACGATTGTGGCACTGTTTGCCTTGGTACTTTTGAAGGTGGATTTTGGCCCGATGAAAAAGTATGAATCTGCGGCCGAAATGATTGATGCGAAGATGGAAAAACTGAATATTGAACATACCCGCGGAACTGTACTAGATTTGGTATTCCCGATTGTGATGCTGATATTGTTCTGCGTAATCGGCTTGATTTATACGGGCGGATTCTTTGCTAGTGGCGAAGCGCATAAGGGCTTTGTCGATGCCTTTGGCAGTAGCGATGCCTCTGTTGGTCTTGTGCTGGGGAGCTTTGCGGCCTTTATCGTAACCGTGATTTGGTATTTGGGTCGTCGAGTCTTGAAACTTCGCAGGTGCTTAGAAAGCTTGCCCGAAGGTTTCAAGGCGATGGTTCCGGCTATCATAATCCTTGTTTTGGCTTGGAGCCTGAAGGGTGTTACCGATACGCTTGGCGCGAAAGACTTTGTGGCGGGACTCGTTTCGGGAAGTGCTGTGGGATTGATGAATTTTATGCCGGCGATTATTTTCTTGATTGGTATCGGCCTTGCTTTTGCGACAGGTACTTCGTGGGGAACGTTCGGCATTCTGATTCCGATCGTGGTGGCGGCATTCTCCAGCATCGATCCGAATTTGACGATTATCTCCATTTCTGCCTGTATGGCGGGGGCTGTGTGCGGCGACCATATTTCGCCCATTTCGGATACCACGATTATGGCAAGTGCCGGTGCCGAGTGTAACCATGTGAATCACGTGAATACCCAGTTGCCGTATGCCTTGAGTGTTGCGGCCATCAGTTTTGTAAGTTACATTGTCGCAGGCGTTACCCGTAGTGCCTTGCTTTCGCTCTTGGTAGGTGTCGTATTGGTTGTGGGTGGGTTGCTGCTTGTTAAAAAGCGGCAGTCGGTTGCCTGCAAAAAATAA
- a CDS encoding DMT family transporter, with translation MASFGYSLLLVLTAFIWGSGFVAQIEGNAFGPFAFSCIRCFIAAGFLALVFKVLDVFGKSPRRPCSPAETKLLWKAGFFYGLALCTAMNLQQLGMFLGTSAGKSGFLTACYIILVPVVRLVLGHRISPKTWICVAITTVGLYLLCIKDGFSLELSDGVSLLCALAFSFHILVIDKFANQVDPIRVSAIQFLTIGVLTAPLMIIFDLKFPEMDFSTVASAFINPRAVAGLCFAAFFSSGIAYTLQIVAQDKVNPTIASLTMSLESVFAVLAGWAILGEQLSAREICGCAIMMFAIVAAQIKR, from the coding sequence TCTGGGGATCGGGCTTTGTCGCCCAGATTGAAGGGAACGCCTTCGGGCCGTTTGCCTTTTCGTGCATCCGTTGCTTTATCGCGGCAGGGTTCCTTGCCTTGGTTTTTAAGGTTCTCGATGTATTCGGCAAGAGTCCACGCAGGCCGTGCTCCCCCGCCGAAACCAAGCTTCTTTGGAAAGCAGGATTCTTTTACGGGCTCGCCCTTTGCACCGCCATGAACCTGCAACAGCTCGGAATGTTCCTCGGCACCTCCGCCGGCAAGTCCGGATTCCTGACAGCCTGCTACATAATACTCGTGCCGGTCGTGAGACTCGTTCTCGGGCACCGCATTTCGCCTAAGACATGGATTTGCGTCGCGATTACCACCGTCGGGCTTTACCTGCTCTGCATCAAGGACGGTTTCTCTTTGGAACTTTCGGATGGCGTTTCGTTACTTTGTGCGCTAGCCTTCTCATTCCACATTTTGGTCATCGACAAGTTCGCGAACCAGGTCGATCCGATTCGCGTTTCAGCGATACAATTCTTGACCATCGGCGTACTGACTGCACCGTTGATGATCATTTTTGACCTCAAGTTTCCAGAAATGGACTTCAGTACGGTCGCTAGCGCGTTTATCAATCCGCGGGCCGTCGCAGGGTTATGCTTTGCCGCCTTCTTTTCGAGCGGCATCGCCTATACGCTACAGATTGTCGCACAGGACAAGGTGAACCCCACCATTGCCTCGCTCACGATGAGTCTCGAATCGGTATTCGCCGTACTTGCGGGCTGGGCCATTTTAGGGGAACAGCTTTCGGCCCGCGAAATCTGCGGCTGTGCCATCATGATGTTCGCTATCGTCGCCGCGCAGATTAAGCGATAG